One Pieris brassicae chromosome 11, ilPieBrab1.1, whole genome shotgun sequence DNA window includes the following coding sequences:
- the LOC123716293 gene encoding putative helicase mov-10-B.1 codes for MNSFCKVCGFVDEAYDENLLIHHEDTPKHMCNLILLNYNNNKSHFSKNRHGVKIFGHAKSLSTETAYARKVENCNHHKIQIVVKPQQQVKFTFDISNDMKKEDLFIIGVQLAHPQPQFLMKENPFIFGEEPTIIAKKTSLKGKVCILFNAADIGQYEMPIMFTLFRKSDNKNLIFIREMVVLVQEHIETYTSIKYPYTNQVWEKAPVYVSSTSQPSCSNYTVPKLLKTLLPLGLEETSLEGLNLPTEEREQLGLLMNSTKMIFDEGYSKRNYVAFFHHLLWWEEVIAKINLRNYNMFGVMLVKKDEFFVLEVPGLAEKRPSLLRGDRVYVRPQGAPDYMFESTIKHIEDNTVLLAGMDSSFLMLYYPESLFDVRFMMSRVPKERMHDAVHKLFTSKQDSRVFPQMNLKKVPLQKITRFHNDRIASNPEQRSAVTHIVSGTHGLAPYIVYGPPGTGKTMTIVEAITQLVVRNPRNRVLVCTDSNMAADHIALMLLQYNKQLNITNFLFRANSQCREWTVMPPALAPVSNGISYETFYSVGNAQVATYRILVTTLLHAAKYASPRSQASQKLVMTHLFVDEAAQASEPAVLVPITGLLAPNGKLVLAGDPQQLGPVCISRDAKERGLGCSLLERLCTTYSNMYESNPNYMTMLVQNFRSDPDILAIPNELFYGNNLKAFAPSDPLSKISILGLPGGKSAVVFHAVNSREQRMGNAPSYFNERELEMLKRYTQALLEDYSVLPKDIGVIAPYIRQVYKMKNWLKSINQPDIEVGTVESFQGKEKRVILVSTVRANCRLLEYDAKYSLGFLVDDKRYNVTLTRAKAKLIIIGSPSCLTRDEKWRKYMDFCKEKDSYYGLESQQIERSTSLLVEIAKTRFDRCRLSDELKD; via the exons at GAATTCGTTTTGTAAAGTTTGTGGTTTTGTTGACGAAGCGTACGATGAAAATCTTCTAATCCATCATGAGGATACTCCAAAACATATGTGTAATTTGATTTTactaaactataataataacaa GTCCCACTTCAGTAAAAATAGACATGGGGTAAAAATTTTTGGCCATGCAAAAAGTTTGTCTACGGAGACGGCATATGCTAGGAAAGTTGAAAATTGCAACCACCacaaaattcaaattgtt gtaAAACCACAACAGCAAGTAAAGTTTACATTTGACATTAGTAATGACATGAAAAAAGAGGATCTGTTTATAATTGGTGTTCAACTTGCCCACCCTCAACCACAATTTCTCatgaaagaaaatccattcaTATTTGGCGAAGAACCAACTATCATTGCAAAAA aaacatCATTGAAGGGAAAGGTGTGCATATTATTTAATGCAGCAGATATTGGACAGTATGAGATGCCAATTATGTTTACTCTTTTCCGTAAAAGTGATAATAAGAACCTTATATTCATCAGAGAAATG GTAGTGTTAGTACAAGAGCACATTGAAACATACACCAGCATCAAATACCCATACACAAATCAAGTTTGGGAAAAAGCACCAGTGTATGTCAGTTCCACAAGCCAGCC aTCTTGTTCGAACTACACAGTTCCCAAGTTATTGAAGACTCTCTTGCCCCTTGGACTGGAAGAGACTTCATTAGAGGGCTTGAATTTACCTACTGAAGAACGAGAACAGCTCGGGCTCTTAATGAATTCAACCAA AATGATCTTCGATGAGGGCTACAGCAAGAGGAATTATGTGGCCTTCTTCCATCATCTCCTGTGGTGGGAAGAAGTGATTGCGAAGATTAACTTGCGG AATTACAACATGTTCGGCGTGATGCTTGTAAAGAAAGATGAATTCTTTGTACTCGAAGTACCAGGCCTGGCCGAGAAGCGACCATCTTTGTTGCGAG GTGATAGAGTGTATGTTCGTCCACAAGGCGCGCCAGATTATATGTTCGAGAGCACAATTAAACATATCGAAGATAATACTGTCTTGCTGGCTGGAATGGACTCAAG CTTTTTGATGCTCTACTATCCCGAATCATTATTTGACGTCCGATTCATGATGTCGCGTGTGCCAAAAGAGCGGATGCATGACGCCGTACACAAACTCTTTACGAGTAAACAAGATTCGAGAGTATTTCCCCAAATGAATCTGAAGAAGGTGCCTCTTCAAAAGATCACCAG ATTCCATAACGACAGAATAGCTAGCAACCCAGAACAGCGATCTGCCGTTACACACATAGTGTCAGGGACCCACGGCCTCGCCCCGTATATTGTCTATGGCCCGCCCGGAACTGGAAAGACTATGACCATTGTTGAGGCGATTACTCag CTTGTGGTCCGTAACCCAAGGAACCGGGTGTTGGTATGCACCGACTCAAACATGGCGGCAGATCACATCGCTTTGATGCTTCTTCAGTATAATAAGCAACTCAACATTACCAACTTTCTATTCCGAGCTAACTCTCAGTGCCGTGAATG gACGGTGATGCCGCCGGCATTAGCACCAGTGTCCAATGGTATCAGCTACGAGACGTTTTATTCAGTTGGCAACGCTCAAGTGGCTACGTACAGGATACTAGTGACCACGCTGTTGCATGCTGCTAAATATGCATC ACCGCGCAGCCAGGCATCTCAAAAACTTGTCATGACCCATCTGTTTGTGGACGAAGCGGCTCAAGCGTCTGAACCAGCGGTGTTGGTCCCCATCACGGGTCTATTGGCTCCCAATGGGAAGCTGGTTCTGGCCGGTGACCCCCAACAGTTGGGACCCGTTTGCATTTCCAGAGATGCGAAGGAGAGGGGTTTAG GCTGCTCGTTGTTGGAGCGTCTATGCACGACGTACTCGAACATGTACGAATCAAACCCGAACTACATGACAATGCTCGTGCAGAACTTCCGCTCCGACCCTGATATATTGGCCATACCCAATGAATTATTCTATGGAAATAATCTAAAG gCCTTTGCCCCATCGGACCCGTTGAGCAAAATCAGTATCCTCGGTCTACCTGGCGGAAAAAGTGCAGTTGTCTTCCACGCAGTTAACTCTCGAGAACAAAGAATGGGAAATGCGCCcag cTATTTCAATGAGAGGGAACTGGAAATGTTGAAGCGCTACACACAAGCCTTGCTTGAGGACTACAGTGTGTTGCCAAAGGATATTGGTGTGATCGCACCATACATCCGACag GTGTACAAGATGAAGAACTGGCTCAAAAGTATCAACCAACCTGACATCGAGGTGGGGACAGTGGAGTCGTTCCAGGGTAAAGAGAAGAGGGTGATCCTTGTGTCGACAGTTCGGGCAAACTGTCGTCTACTTGAGTATGATGCCAAATACAGCCTGGGCTTCTTGGTTGATGACAAG CGTTACAACGTGACGTTGACACGAGCTAAGGCAAAGCTCATAATAATCGGAAGCCCGAGTTGCCTCACAAGAGATGAAAAGTGGCGAAAATACATGGACTTCTGTAAAGAGAAGGACAGCTACTACGGCTTGGAATCTCAGCAAATTGAGAGGTCTACCTCCCTTTTGGTGGAAATAGCGAAGACTCGGTTTGACAGGTGCCGCTTGTCGGACGAGCTCAAGGACTAA
- the LOC123716702 gene encoding dihydroxyacetone phosphate acyltransferase, with translation MRDKIDFMDILQPRNTYFGIVKFMTRPWIPKKTMNLEREYFPQDIKNLVTKSAYLDSYLDAESARSNIVKQHLKKEVLKYIEEIAMDKRMHVIRWMGVFFLNVSFMMKTGIFVNETAVLELKKTMGDNPVLFLPTHRSYADFCLMTYLCYHYDIELPAVAAGMDFYTMAVVGQMMRETGAFYMRRTLAGAPLYSATLRQYVRTLVAHYGAPVEFFLEGTRSRSNKSLPPKYGMLAMSLVPYFAREVDDVTIVPVNISYDRIVEQALFAYEHLGVPKPKETTGGLIKALHTLNDHFGNIYINLGTPMSLKSFLGHSTLTSETLKPRDLQKLTDDQMRHVQRVADHVVTLQQDNAVVTITNLLCIVLMDSLYKGRVLGQNEVESQISWLIEVLQNLGASVFARDIKGNMERVLIVHRTMVKLDREKRLRLVSSALMNVTADVQKKMKGHILKAETMVNAVPLIKLQIYINPVLHYIVPPALIHLIVSRHNILKDELYSTYIEIRRLLRHEFFHIEENEQMTLDKALEYCIQNKLVLVNNNLFCDGLGDQSNDKLRYMLQWALLPALTTLLCCMDVMNECKECEHKRALKKIQERLEQKRSHPYCLSLEAAGNCLQGLVHSGVLVKHKMQQEIVYEAVPEAIENCQRLVSSILPKLTVDFYSNPVIIHQTQRARL, from the exons ATGCGTGACAAAATAGATTTCATGGATATCTTGCAACCCCGCAACACGTACTTTGGCATTGTGAAATTTATGACCCGGCCCTGGattccaaaaaaaacaatgaaccTGGAACGAGAATATTTCCCACaggatataaaaaatttagtcaCTAAATCCGCGTATTTGGATTCCTATTTAGATGCt GAAAGTGCAAGGAGCAATATAGTGAAGCAGCACTTAAAAAaagaagtattaaaatatattgaagaaATAGCCATGGATAAACGTATGCATGTTATTCGCTGGATGGGTGTCTTTTTTCTAAATGTTTCCTTTATGATGAAAACTGgcatttttgtaaatgaaacTGCTGTTTTAGAG CTTAAAAAGACAATGGGTGACAATCCAGTATTATTTCTGCCAACGCACAGAAGCTATGCAGACTTCTGTTTAATGACATACCTGTGTTATCATTATGATATTGAGTTACCAGCTGTTGCCGCTGGTATGG ATTTCTACACAATGGCGGTCGTAGGTCAAATGATGCGTGAGACAGGGGCTTTCTATATGCGTAGGACACTTGCAGGGGCGCCCTTATACTCAGCCACATTGCGGCAGTATGTCCGCACACTTGTGGCACACTATGGAGCCCCTGTTGAATTCTTCCTGGAAGGCACGAGGAGTAGGAGCAATAAAAGCTTACCACCGAAGTATG GAATGCTAGCCATGTCATTAGTCCCATATTTTGCCCGTGAAGTGGATGACGTCACGATTGTGCCTGTCAACATAAGTTATGATCGTATAGTGGAGCAGGCCCTCTTCGCGTATGAACATCTCGGTGTACCCAAACCTAAGGAGACGACTGGG ggTCTTATCAAAGCATTACACACTCTCAACGACCACTTTggtaacatatacataaatttggGTACTCCAATGTCTCTTAAAAGCTTCCTGGGGCACTCCACCCTTACATCCGAGACCCTCAAACCACGAGACCTTCAAAAACTGACAGATGACCAGATGAGGCATGTCCAGAGAGTCGCCGATCACGTGGTAACATTGCAGCAAGACAACGCGGTGGTTACGATCACGAATCTGCTCTGTATAGTTCTTATGGATAGTCTGTACAAAGGCAGGGTTTTGGGGCAGAATGAGGTGGAGTCACAAATCTCTTGGTTGATAGAAGTATTACAAAACCTGGGCGCTTCAGTTTTTGCAAGAGATATCAAAGGGAACATGGAGAGAGTTTTGATTGTACATAGAACTATGGTGAAGTTGGATCGCGAGAAGAGATTGAGATTGGTGTCCAGTGCCCTGATGAATGTGACGGCTGATGTGCAAAAGAAGATGAAAG GTCACATCTTAAAAGCAGAGACGATGGTCAATGCAGTCCCGTTGATTAAGCTTCAGATCTACATAAACCCAGTATTACATTACATAGTACCACCTGCACTTATTCATCTTATTGTTAGCAGACATAATATACTGAAAG atGAATTGTATTCgacttatattgaaattagaaGACTGCTGAGACATGAATTTTTCCATATAGAAGAGAATGAACAGATG aCATTGGACAAAGCGCTAGAGTACTGCATACAAAACAAATTGGTTTTAGTGAATAATAACTTGTTCTGTGACGGGTTGGGCGATCAATCGAACGACAAGTTGCGCTACATGTTGCAATGGGCTTTATTGCCAGCGCTTACAACGCTTCTTTGTTGTATGGACGTTATGAACGag TGTAAAGAATGTGAACACAAGCGTGCTCTAAAGAAGATACAAGAAAGGCTAGAACAGAAGAGAAGTCATCCATACTGTTTGAGTCTAGAAGCAGCAGGTAACTGCTTGCAGGGACTTGTACACAGTGGCGTCTTGGTCAAGCATAAAAT gcaACAAGAAATTGTATACGAAGCTGTACCAGAAGCCATTGAAAACTGCCAACGCCTTGTTAGTTCTATCTTACCAAAGTTGACCGTAGATTTTTATAGCAACCCAGTTATTATACATCAAACGCAACGAGCGCGTTTATAA